One window from the genome of Chthoniobacterales bacterium encodes:
- a CDS encoding DUF4339 domain-containing protein, whose protein sequence is MPDQWMVRVEGKEYGPVDEDELRDWRREGRLIRSNELRRVGEERWIPAGEFPEFFAADTPLLSESAAPPDLIVRRRTGREIFRETFRIYRGGFWRFLLFGLFTAVPMFILQWNFPRVPLPDLTSGEPLPTVTIPPLCWFMFLLVILLWPLSTAGFQFVADDVVRGRRRSIAAQFAAAIERYGRMLGAGLLVYFSYFFWFFIPLTAMLAVLNTGLSLVSVTVYLMIGAFMVYMNVRLIINFLFWEQTAALGDEGVFLALRESKELARCDLGAPRFDRPMYRGLIVLSLWLLLLLVALMVVQFPFALIRLSGATSPEQAMALMESLSQAKTPDALMIASDVVSAVINLLVRPLLTTSFIVLFYDAKARLGRRDNKEISSRL, encoded by the coding sequence ATGCCAGACCAATGGATGGTGCGGGTGGAGGGAAAGGAGTACGGCCCCGTCGATGAAGACGAGTTGCGGGATTGGCGCCGCGAAGGGCGTCTGATCCGCTCAAACGAACTCCGGCGCGTGGGCGAAGAGCGCTGGATTCCCGCCGGCGAATTTCCCGAGTTCTTTGCCGCCGACACGCCGCTGCTGTCTGAGTCGGCAGCGCCGCCCGACCTGATTGTGCGCCGCCGGACCGGGCGGGAGATCTTTCGCGAAACGTTCCGCATCTATCGCGGCGGTTTCTGGCGTTTCCTCCTCTTTGGCCTGTTCACGGCGGTGCCGATGTTCATTCTGCAATGGAACTTTCCGAGAGTCCCGCTGCCGGACCTTACTTCGGGTGAACCGTTGCCCACGGTGACGATTCCGCCGCTGTGCTGGTTCATGTTTCTGCTCGTGATCCTGCTCTGGCCCCTCTCGACCGCCGGCTTTCAATTCGTGGCCGACGACGTCGTTCGCGGCCGGCGCCGCTCGATTGCCGCCCAATTCGCGGCCGCGATCGAGCGCTACGGCCGCATGCTCGGCGCCGGTCTACTGGTATATTTTAGCTATTTCTTTTGGTTCTTCATCCCGCTGACCGCGATGCTCGCGGTGCTCAACACCGGGCTCTCGCTCGTCAGCGTGACCGTTTACCTGATGATCGGCGCTTTCATGGTTTACATGAACGTGCGGCTCATCATTAACTTTCTCTTTTGGGAGCAAACCGCGGCGCTCGGCGACGAAGGCGTTTTCCTTGCCTTGCGCGAAAGCAAGGAACTCGCGCGTTGTGACCTGGGTGCGCCCCGCTTCGACCGGCCGATGTATCGCGGCCTGATCGTCCTTTCGCTCTGGCTGCTGTTGCTCCTGGTAGCCCTCATGGTGGTCCAATTTCCTTTCGCGCTCATTCGCCTCAGCGGCGCCACCAGCCCGGAACAGGCCATGGCCCTCATGGAATCGTTGTCGCAGGCGAAAACACCCGACGCCCTTATGATCGCGTCCGATGTGGTGTCGGCCGTCATCAATCTTCTCGTACGGCCACTCCTCACGACATCGTTTATCGTTCTTTTTTACGACGCCAAGGCGCGGCTGGGCCGGCGGGACAACAAAGAAATCAGCTCGCGCCTGTAG
- a CDS encoding 5'-3' exonuclease H3TH domain-containing protein, giving the protein MKLLLVDGHYYVYRSFFAIQNLSNSRGEPTNAIFGFTKTLRLMVKHLQPELGAVFWDEGLPEKRMKLQPAYKETRKEMPQPMVPQLDYIQSELTALLGFKNISLPNTEADDLMGCYAMAACKQNIEVVLATNDKDLYQLVGPCVKVYSTAKADLVSPKDAFALLGEPEVTTKWGVPPALIGDVLALSGDSVDNIPSAGFGRKTAAKLLMEHGNLDRLLANLDSIKSDKTREKLITGREQIGQNRKMVELDCDTPLPVPIDDLRIKPDYPALLAALEKCEFKSLIQEVRDEAARVGTVKQGELLL; this is encoded by the coding sequence GTGAAGCTTCTTCTCGTCGACGGGCATTACTACGTTTACCGCTCATTTTTCGCGATCCAGAACCTGTCGAACTCCCGGGGCGAACCGACGAACGCGATCTTCGGATTCACGAAGACGCTCCGGTTGATGGTCAAACATCTCCAGCCGGAATTGGGCGCGGTCTTTTGGGACGAAGGTTTGCCCGAAAAGCGGATGAAGCTCCAGCCGGCCTACAAGGAAACGCGGAAAGAAATGCCGCAGCCGATGGTGCCCCAACTCGATTACATCCAGAGTGAGTTGACGGCGCTGCTCGGGTTCAAAAATATCTCGCTGCCCAACACGGAAGCGGACGATCTGATGGGCTGCTACGCCATGGCGGCCTGCAAACAGAACATCGAGGTCGTGCTGGCGACCAACGACAAGGACCTCTACCAGCTTGTCGGGCCGTGCGTGAAAGTTTACTCAACGGCGAAAGCCGACCTCGTTTCGCCCAAGGACGCGTTTGCGCTCCTGGGCGAGCCGGAAGTGACCACGAAATGGGGCGTCCCGCCGGCTTTGATCGGTGATGTCCTCGCGCTTTCGGGCGACTCGGTGGACAACATTCCCAGCGCCGGCTTCGGCCGAAAGACCGCCGCTAAATTGCTGATGGAGCACGGCAACCTTGACCGGCTCCTGGCGAATCTCGACAGCATAAAAAGCGACAAAACCAGGGAGAAGCTGATCACCGGCCGGGAGCAAATCGGGCAAAACCGGAAGATGGTGGAGCTGGACTGCGACACGCCGCTCCCGGTCCCAATCGATGACCTGCGGATCAAACCGGACTACCCGGCGCTGCTTGCCGCGCTGGAGAAGTGCGAGTTCAAATCGCTGATCCAGGAGGTTCGGGACGAAGCGGCCAGAGTGGGGACCGTGAAGCAGGGGGAGCTGCTACTGTAG
- the guaD gene encoding guanine deaminase, translating into MAKLPAVIEQELNAFGIRGFLIDAPDYGSLRSHRDGAIIVANGRIVEVGAYDDLRKRQRPVTVRWLERPNVVILPGLIDCHTHLPQYSAVARGESQLLPWLRENIFPVEHDFTGPKARREAPLFFRELARNGTTTAMVYAAIYEDSCEVGFEAAEQSGLRVILGKTMMDLGSYGQLQPKKILSVSLIESERLCRKWHGAANGRLEYAFSPRFAVTCSEKLMRSAAELAQRFGAYLQTHLAENREEIEKVHHLHMAARDYTDVYEKCGLLTPKTMLGHCIHLNAREIDAIAAARSAVAHCPTSNLFLGSGLLKLDELLNAGLAIGLGSDVAAGPELNMWQVMRGAIDVQKARCIAEPHLPRLRPSEAFYLATNGGARALGKSAAIGTLDVGKEADVLVVDLAALLPYGTTEVPLADLSTEDILALCIYRGGPHVTLETFVRGKRVYQAANSAAAI; encoded by the coding sequence ATGGCTAAGCTTCCGGCTGTGATCGAACAGGAACTTAACGCCTTCGGAATCCGCGGCTTCCTCATTGACGCCCCGGATTACGGCTCCCTGCGCAGCCATCGGGACGGGGCGATCATTGTGGCCAACGGCCGGATCGTGGAAGTCGGCGCCTATGACGATCTGCGCAAACGGCAGCGGCCGGTTACGGTACGGTGGCTCGAACGCCCCAACGTGGTCATTTTGCCGGGATTGATCGACTGCCACACTCACCTTCCCCAATACTCGGCCGTGGCGCGCGGTGAGAGCCAGTTGCTACCGTGGCTGCGCGAAAACATTTTTCCGGTCGAGCACGATTTCACGGGCCCGAAAGCGCGCCGGGAAGCGCCGCTCTTTTTCCGCGAGCTGGCCCGAAACGGCACCACGACCGCGATGGTTTACGCCGCCATCTACGAGGACAGTTGCGAAGTCGGATTCGAGGCGGCGGAACAAAGCGGTCTGCGCGTGATCCTCGGCAAAACGATGATGGACCTGGGTTCCTACGGGCAGTTACAACCCAAGAAGATTCTCTCTGTCTCGTTGATCGAGAGCGAACGGCTTTGCCGGAAATGGCACGGCGCGGCGAATGGGCGGCTCGAATACGCTTTCAGCCCCCGGTTCGCCGTTACCTGCTCGGAGAAACTGATGCGGAGCGCCGCGGAGCTCGCCCAGCGATTTGGCGCCTACCTCCAAACCCACCTGGCTGAGAACCGGGAGGAGATTGAAAAAGTGCACCACCTCCACATGGCGGCGCGCGATTATACTGATGTCTACGAAAAGTGCGGGCTCCTCACGCCAAAAACCATGCTCGGCCATTGCATTCATCTCAACGCGCGCGAAATCGATGCGATTGCCGCCGCGCGGTCCGCCGTCGCCCATTGTCCCACCTCGAATCTCTTTCTCGGAAGCGGCCTGCTCAAGCTCGATGAGCTTTTGAACGCGGGCCTGGCGATCGGGCTCGGTTCCGATGTGGCAGCCGGGCCGGAGCTCAACATGTGGCAGGTCATGCGCGGCGCAATCGACGTGCAGAAAGCGAGATGTATTGCCGAACCTCACCTTCCCCGGCTCCGCCCCAGCGAAGCCTTTTATCTCGCCACGAACGGCGGCGCGCGAGCGCTGGGGAAATCCGCGGCGATCGGCACCCTCGATGTCGGCAAGGAAGCTGATGTGCTGGTGGTCGATCTGGCCGCGCTTCTTCCTTACGGAACCACTGAGGTTCCTCTCGCCGACTTGTCGACCGAGGACATTCTGGCGCTTTGCATTTACCGGGGCGGACCGCATGTGACCCTGGAAACCTTTGTGCGCGGCAAGCGCGTTTACCAGGCGGCGAATTCCGCCGCAGCAATATGA
- the nadC gene encoding carboxylating nicotinate-nucleotide diphosphorylase, which produces MMDATPDPISIALREDVADGDTTTEFFVPEGLAALGRIVARERAIVAGVETAAEVFRRVDPKLTVEVKQPDGTPLNGGETILEVRGAARSILTGERVALNFLQRLSGIATLTRQFVEAIGKSRAKILDTRKTTPGLRALEKAAVVAGGGANHRFNLSDMVLVKDNHLSAAAGSGGFADAIRRLREKHPGIRVEVEAERLEQVRSFLEIEGIDIILLDNMEPPEMREAVAAGKGKVKFEASGGITVKNVRRIAATGVDYISVGALTHSARAIDFSLELTHVGS; this is translated from the coding sequence ATGATGGACGCGACGCCAGACCCTATCTCAATCGCGCTGCGTGAGGACGTGGCGGATGGCGATACGACGACGGAGTTCTTTGTTCCGGAAGGTTTGGCCGCGCTCGGCCGAATCGTCGCGCGGGAACGGGCGATCGTGGCCGGAGTGGAAACTGCGGCCGAGGTTTTTCGACGGGTGGATCCGAAATTGACTGTCGAGGTAAAGCAGCCGGACGGGACTCCGCTGAACGGTGGTGAGACAATCCTCGAAGTGCGCGGCGCCGCCCGCTCCATCCTGACCGGAGAACGGGTCGCGCTGAATTTCCTCCAGCGTCTCAGCGGCATCGCCACCCTGACTCGGCAATTCGTCGAAGCCATTGGCAAATCCCGGGCGAAGATCCTCGACACGCGCAAGACAACCCCCGGCTTGCGCGCCCTCGAAAAGGCCGCGGTCGTGGCCGGCGGTGGCGCCAATCATCGTTTCAACCTCAGCGACATGGTCCTGGTGAAAGACAATCATTTGAGCGCCGCGGCGGGATCGGGCGGTTTCGCCGATGCAATCCGCCGCTTACGCGAGAAACACCCGGGCATCCGGGTCGAAGTGGAAGCCGAACGACTCGAACAAGTCCGATCGTTTCTCGAGATCGAAGGCATCGACATTATCCTGCTCGACAACATGGAGCCTCCCGAAATGCGGGAAGCAGTCGCGGCCGGCAAAGGGAAAGTAAAATTCGAAGCCAGCGGAGGCATTACCGTAAAAAATGTGCGGCGGATCGCGGCGACCGGCGTGGATTACATTTCCGTCGGCGCGCTCACTCACTCCGCGCGCGCGATCGATTTCTCGCTGGAACTGACGCATGTCGGAAGTTGA
- a CDS encoding biotin--[acetyl-CoA-carboxylase] ligase, with protein sequence MSEVDRGDRLIAAELRAKLADCRIGGEIVVVEETRSTNDLAWAAADRGAAEGFVVFAERQTAGRGQYGRRWESAPYQAIAMSVLLRPAMTLRESPRLTSLLAEVIAATVTQATGYPAVIKPPNDVYVEGRKVAGVLVEGRTAGDGGYVAVAGIGINVNQDIDDFPPELRATAASLAMITGKKISRARLAIALLQRLAARAQL encoded by the coding sequence ATGTCGGAAGTTGATCGCGGCGATCGCCTGATCGCGGCCGAACTTCGGGCGAAGCTGGCAGATTGCCGGATCGGAGGAGAGATCGTGGTCGTGGAGGAAACGCGCTCCACCAACGATCTCGCCTGGGCGGCGGCGGACCGCGGCGCGGCGGAGGGTTTCGTGGTTTTTGCTGAGCGCCAAACTGCGGGGCGCGGCCAGTATGGCCGGCGCTGGGAATCGGCCCCGTATCAGGCTATCGCGATGTCGGTTCTGCTCCGGCCGGCGATGACTTTGCGCGAGTCCCCCCGGCTAACTTCACTCCTGGCAGAGGTGATCGCGGCCACGGTCACGCAAGCGACCGGTTACCCTGCTGTCATCAAGCCGCCTAACGACGTCTATGTGGAGGGGCGCAAGGTGGCCGGCGTGCTCGTCGAAGGCCGAACGGCCGGCGACGGAGGTTATGTGGCCGTGGCCGGTATCGGAATAAATGTAAACCAGGACATCGACGATTTTCCGCCCGAGTTGCGCGCGACCGCGGCATCGCTCGCAATGATAACTGGAAAGAAAATTTCGCGCGCAAGACTTGCCATCGCATTACTTCAACGGCTCGCGGCGCGAGCCCAACTGTAG
- the trpD gene encoding anthranilate phosphoribosyltransferase, protein MKALIGKLRSGLDLSASDINYAMSLLLSDSTDDASKADFLIALHRKGESVEEIVAFVQQLIDRAIDPLIDPKNLCGPMIDVCGTGGDGLDLFNVSTTIMFVLAAGGAAVVKHGNRAVTSRSGSADVLEALGVQIALPPARLRECAEKLGLCFVFAREYHPAYRAIAEMRKRLARENIRTVFNLLGPLLNPARPARQLIGVFSPRLTSVFADVLRRLGRERAWIVHGVTDTGEGMDDISTSGVTTRAELANGKVVSGLIDPRWLNIPAASIDELRGGDATENAGYLEGILSGEIQGAKRDLALVNAAGGFVVAGLCNDMSQGLVRAREAIDSGRALEKLRALQQFGAN, encoded by the coding sequence ATGAAAGCGCTCATCGGGAAATTGCGGAGCGGGCTCGATTTGAGCGCGAGTGACATCAACTATGCGATGTCGCTGCTGCTTTCGGATTCGACGGACGACGCCAGCAAGGCGGATTTCCTGATCGCGCTTCATCGCAAAGGCGAGAGCGTCGAGGAGATCGTCGCGTTCGTGCAGCAGTTGATCGATCGGGCGATCGATCCGCTGATCGACCCGAAGAATCTTTGCGGCCCAATGATCGACGTCTGCGGCACCGGGGGCGATGGCCTCGATCTTTTCAATGTCTCAACCACGATCATGTTCGTCCTCGCCGCGGGCGGAGCGGCGGTCGTCAAACATGGCAATCGCGCGGTCACCTCGCGTTCCGGGAGCGCGGATGTGCTCGAGGCGCTCGGGGTCCAGATTGCCCTGCCGCCCGCCAGGCTCAGGGAATGCGCTGAGAAGCTGGGACTCTGTTTTGTTTTTGCGCGCGAATATCACCCGGCCTACCGGGCCATCGCGGAAATGCGAAAGCGGCTCGCCCGGGAAAATATCCGGACCGTTTTCAATCTGCTCGGCCCGCTCTTGAATCCAGCCCGGCCCGCTCGGCAGCTCATCGGGGTTTTTTCTCCGCGCCTGACCAGTGTCTTCGCGGACGTGCTTCGCCGTCTCGGGCGCGAACGCGCCTGGATCGTGCATGGGGTGACCGACACGGGCGAGGGGATGGATGATATTTCGACGAGCGGGGTCACGACGAGGGCCGAGTTGGCGAATGGCAAGGTCGTTTCGGGGTTAATTGATCCGCGCTGGCTCAACATTCCCGCGGCCTCCATCGATGAGCTTCGCGGGGGCGACGCGACGGAAAATGCCGGATACCTGGAGGGCATTTTGTCTGGCGAAATTCAGGGTGCGAAGCGCGATTTGGCTTTGGTAAACGCAGCCGGCGGGTTCGTGGTGGCGGGCCTTTGCAATGACATGAGCCAGGGATTGGTTCGCGCGCGGGAAGCGATCGACAGCGGCCGCGCCTTGGAGAAATTGCGCGCTCTTCAGCAGTTCGGCGCGAATTGA
- a CDS encoding Lrp/AsnC family transcriptional regulator, which produces MLPVEHNDPINAKILAISEDKIDGFVREPFEEIARRSGVPVETVMARIRAMLEAGTVRRVRQTLLATNLADGALVAWKVGPERVDAAFDYMSQCDPFSGHVVLRSTDTVTAGSEYKLWTTLKVPRQFSLQRHGELLAKIVGADHFRLMPAKGIFTLGVGHVRRKTIEPGSKADVPATMAPVYVAELSDLDWKVLVALKRELEPAEIAPSPWKGRAAEADVALDEFFQIAESLQGRKVVGRFSTFLEHVKPSAGGIRVTRFNALFHWAVPVGREVEAGGEVGRHHILTHCYWREAGPEFRNVNIMAVAHGTDKELLLEHKRAIDRHLESCGIPVSYTNVFWGGRSEIKPSEISPEIYRSWLREMEEKAG; this is translated from the coding sequence ATGCTACCGGTCGAACACAACGATCCGATTAACGCCAAAATTCTCGCGATCTCGGAAGACAAGATCGACGGGTTCGTTCGCGAACCGTTTGAGGAAATTGCGCGGCGCTCCGGTGTTCCAGTCGAAACCGTCATGGCGCGAATCAGGGCCATGCTGGAGGCGGGGACAGTGCGCCGGGTAAGGCAGACGCTCCTCGCGACCAATCTGGCGGATGGCGCCCTGGTCGCGTGGAAAGTCGGCCCCGAGAGAGTCGACGCGGCTTTCGATTACATGTCGCAATGTGATCCGTTTTCCGGCCACGTGGTCTTGCGTTCGACCGACACCGTTACCGCGGGTTCGGAATATAAGCTTTGGACGACCTTGAAGGTTCCGAGGCAGTTTTCGCTGCAACGTCACGGCGAGTTGCTGGCGAAGATCGTGGGCGCGGACCATTTCCGGTTGATGCCGGCCAAAGGGATTTTCACCCTGGGGGTGGGGCATGTCCGGCGCAAGACGATTGAGCCGGGGAGCAAGGCCGATGTGCCGGCGACGATGGCGCCGGTTTATGTGGCTGAACTCAGCGATCTCGATTGGAAAGTGCTCGTCGCGCTGAAACGGGAGTTGGAGCCAGCGGAGATTGCGCCGTCGCCCTGGAAAGGGCGCGCCGCGGAAGCCGATGTTGCTTTGGATGAATTTTTCCAGATCGCCGAATCGCTCCAGGGGCGGAAGGTTGTCGGGCGGTTCTCGACGTTCCTCGAGCATGTGAAGCCGTCAGCCGGCGGTATTCGCGTCACGCGTTTCAACGCGCTTTTTCATTGGGCGGTGCCAGTTGGGCGGGAGGTTGAAGCGGGCGGCGAAGTTGGGCGGCATCACATTCTCACTCACTGCTATTGGCGCGAGGCGGGGCCGGAATTTCGGAACGTCAACATCATGGCGGTCGCGCACGGGACCGACAAGGAACTGCTTCTCGAACACAAGCGGGCGATCGACCGCCACCTGGAGTCGTGCGGGATTCCGGTTTCCTACACGAACGTTTTCTGGGGAGGACGAAGCGAGATTAAGCCCTCGGAAATTTCCCCGGAGATTTATCGCAGCTGGTTGCGCGAGATGGAGGAGAAAGCGGGGTGA
- a CDS encoding FKBP-type peptidyl-prolyl cis-trans isomerase, translating to MKRRSGIAALAFLLSVSLAPSAWPISPPDDVAAPPNDAQKTDSGLASKVLRPGKGAAHPAKSDVVTVHYTGWTTDGKSFDSSVSRGKPATFALDKVIPGWTEGVQLMVAGENRRFWIPENLAYKGKEGRPAGMLVFDVELISFKAPGAKEVSSDPTKAPDDVQRPPDDAKRTASGLSYKILKTGTGKEHPARTSSVTVNYSGWTTDGKLFDSSYARHEPATFPLNRVIPGWTEGLQLMVEGEKRRLWIPESLAYAGQGPVSGDLVFDVELIKIN from the coding sequence ATGAAAAGGAGATCGGGGATCGCTGCGCTTGCTTTCCTGCTGAGTGTTTCTCTCGCTCCCTCGGCCTGGCCGATTTCGCCGCCGGACGATGTGGCAGCACCACCGAATGACGCGCAAAAGACCGATTCCGGTCTGGCATCGAAGGTTTTGCGGCCAGGCAAAGGCGCCGCCCATCCGGCGAAGAGTGATGTCGTCACGGTCCATTACACCGGCTGGACAACGGACGGTAAAAGCTTCGACAGCTCCGTCTCGCGAGGGAAGCCGGCCACCTTTGCGCTCGATAAAGTGATCCCGGGATGGACCGAGGGCGTTCAGCTCATGGTCGCGGGAGAAAACCGCCGGTTTTGGATTCCCGAAAACCTGGCCTACAAGGGCAAGGAGGGCCGGCCCGCTGGCATGCTGGTTTTCGATGTCGAATTGATTTCATTCAAGGCGCCGGGGGCCAAAGAGGTCTCCTCCGATCCAACCAAAGCCCCCGATGACGTCCAGCGCCCGCCGGACGATGCAAAGCGCACCGCGAGCGGCCTCAGCTACAAGATTCTCAAAACCGGCACGGGCAAGGAGCACCCGGCAAGAACGAGTTCAGTAACAGTGAATTATTCCGGTTGGACCACTGATGGAAAACTCTTCGACAGCTCTTATGCCCGCCACGAGCCGGCAACCTTCCCGCTCAATCGCGTCATTCCCGGATGGACCGAAGGTTTGCAGCTGATGGTCGAAGGCGAGAAGCGCCGGTTGTGGATTCCCGAATCGCTTGCTTACGCCGGGCAGGGACCGGTCAGCGGCGATCTCGTCTTTGACGTCGAGTTGATCAAGATCAACTAG
- the raiA gene encoding ribosome-associated translation inhibitor RaiA, translating into MITTNAHPDVKVTGRHLHITDAINDYCTRKIEGLHLDYPKIIEAHVILEVEKYRHSAEVVLVCSNHITIEACEETDDMYAAIDAVTDKVARQMRKYKTRLMRKHRPRKDIVQHLEEHVLHPEPVEEEEHHEHAVVRTERLPVKPMFVDEAVLQLEMSHRQFLVFLNARSARVNVLYRRRSGDFGLIEPTAN; encoded by the coding sequence ATGATAACGACCAACGCTCACCCCGACGTCAAAGTCACCGGACGTCATCTCCACATCACCGACGCGATCAATGATTATTGCACGCGGAAGATCGAGGGCCTGCACCTCGATTATCCCAAGATCATCGAAGCGCATGTCATCCTCGAGGTGGAAAAGTACCGGCATTCCGCCGAGGTCGTCCTGGTCTGCTCGAATCACATCACCATCGAAGCCTGCGAGGAAACCGACGACATGTATGCCGCGATCGATGCGGTCACGGACAAAGTCGCGCGGCAGATGCGCAAGTATAAGACGCGGTTGATGCGAAAACACCGGCCGCGCAAGGACATCGTGCAGCATCTCGAGGAGCACGTTCTCCATCCCGAGCCGGTCGAAGAGGAGGAACACCACGAGCATGCTGTCGTCCGCACGGAACGCCTGCCGGTGAAGCCAATGTTTGTGGATGAGGCCGTGCTTCAGTTGGAAATGTCGCACCGGCAATTTCTGGTTTTCCTGAATGCGCGGAGCGCGCGGGTCAACGTGCTCTACCGCCGCCGGAGCGGTGATTTCGGACTGATCGAGCCGACGGCAAATTGA
- the lptB gene encoding LPS export ABC transporter ATP-binding protein yields the protein MIGQTEALSPPAAASIEPGAQEFVLSTEQLVKIYGGRAVVNGIDIKVRAGEIVGLLGPNGAGKTTSFYMIVGLVRPNNGRVIFSGTDVTKYPMYKRARLGMGYLPQEESIFRKMTVEQNILAILETLPLSKYERRQRCDELLHQFGIERIAKNTAITLSGGEKRRLTIARSLVTEPSLLMLDEPFSGVDPIAVYDVQQIVVNLRKSGLAILITDHNVRETLSIVDRAYLIYEGRVESEGTKDFLINDPISRQLYLGERFQM from the coding sequence ATGATCGGCCAAACTGAAGCCCTCTCCCCGCCCGCCGCGGCCTCCATCGAACCGGGGGCGCAGGAGTTTGTTCTTTCCACGGAGCAGCTGGTGAAAATCTATGGCGGCCGCGCCGTGGTTAACGGAATCGATATCAAGGTGCGCGCGGGCGAAATTGTCGGTCTGCTCGGTCCAAACGGAGCAGGAAAGACGACCAGCTTTTACATGATTGTCGGGCTGGTCCGGCCGAACAACGGGCGGGTGATTTTTTCCGGAACGGATGTCACGAAATATCCGATGTATAAACGCGCCCGGCTCGGCATGGGTTATCTCCCGCAGGAGGAATCGATCTTCCGCAAGATGACGGTGGAGCAAAACATCCTGGCGATCCTCGAGACCCTGCCGCTGAGCAAATACGAGCGGCGCCAGCGGTGCGATGAATTACTCCATCAATTTGGCATCGAACGGATCGCGAAAAACACCGCGATCACCCTCAGCGGCGGTGAAAAACGGCGCCTGACTATCGCGCGCTCGCTCGTGACCGAACCGAGTTTGCTCATGCTGGACGAACCTTTCAGCGGCGTGGACCCGATTGCGGTCTATGATGTTCAGCAGATCGTGGTCAATCTCCGCAAATCCGGTCTCGCCATTTTGATTACGGACCACAACGTGCGCGAAACGCTTTCCATCGTCGACCGCGCCTATCTCATTTACGAAGGCCGCGTCGAGAGCGAAGGCACGAAGGATTTTCTCATCAACGACCCGATCAGCCGCCAGTTATATCTCGGCGAGCGTTTCCAAATGTAA
- a CDS encoding LptA/OstA family protein, with product MRKLGLVSVLCFGALAGVVSGQGSAPATLSTRTPAKVPEKTAEKTPAAKPKEVKESPEKSPEEKAKETKAPPASQEPIVTEIYADKVVFDSAKSTGVFTGHIVVTDPRFQIQGDKLTIFLSSKQSEGLDRAIVEGNVGVVRERPATEGGEPSRMVGRSDKAVYTAKNGNFELTGNPRVQQGLNIHVATSPETVMILNETGQLQTNGPSRTEIRQAPKAEATPKP from the coding sequence ATGAGAAAACTCGGCCTTGTTTCAGTGCTCTGCTTCGGAGCGCTTGCCGGGGTTGTCTCCGGGCAAGGCTCCGCGCCCGCGACGCTTTCAACCCGCACTCCGGCAAAGGTGCCGGAAAAAACCGCGGAAAAGACTCCCGCCGCGAAACCGAAAGAGGTAAAAGAGAGTCCTGAGAAAAGTCCGGAGGAGAAGGCGAAGGAAACAAAGGCGCCTCCGGCCAGCCAGGAGCCGATCGTGACCGAGATTTACGCGGATAAAGTCGTATTCGATTCGGCCAAATCGACTGGTGTTTTTACCGGACATATTGTCGTGACCGATCCGCGTTTCCAGATCCAGGGAGACAAGCTGACAATTTTTCTCAGCAGCAAACAAAGCGAAGGGCTCGATCGGGCCATTGTGGAAGGGAATGTGGGCGTGGTGCGAGAGAGGCCAGCCACCGAAGGCGGTGAACCAAGCCGGATGGTGGGCCGTTCCGACAAGGCGGTTTACACGGCGAAGAACGGCAACTTTGAGCTGACGGGCAATCCGCGGGTGCAACAAGGCCTCAACATCCACGTGGCGACCAGCCCGGAAACGGTCATGATTTTGAACGAAACCGGTCAATTACAGACCAACGGCCCCAGCCGGACGGAGATTCGCCAGGCGCCGAAAGCCGAAGCGACGCCCAAGCCATGA